From a single Osmerus eperlanus chromosome 8, fOsmEpe2.1, whole genome shotgun sequence genomic region:
- the mtfr2 gene encoding mitochondrial fission regulator 2 — MSLLEDVLHLLRSVLEYFGVPPDMLVPVWESQLCGQYRSVVRMIGSNLPLTPSPRVHFQIPLHSYRPHGYVDVTMDTPAIPSLADVLWVAEDEGDSFAKIRNYVHPCKQSSVSGRVEMVLEPPGEKVGHQGLVPSQPHNRGPITGQRSDPEALRKITVLEDELLKLRAQIAMIVLAAPPTAPPPTQNVPGTPESLMSPPMLTSTPRCALPPPPPPPPPPPPPPPSNSPAVAPSTLDLIRQRREASKPSAQVKGSTQGQPHPQDQGVPSMLDVLKNLNQVKLRTTVERSPGGTPMRKRQSRGSALLNDPAALIAEALRKKFAYRRHDDSNDKENRSAELSPFGSPEVLPVPLLSRRSQGRLHR, encoded by the exons CTGGTTCCAGTATGGGAAAGCCAGTTGTGTGGACAGTACCGCAGCGTTGTGCGCATGATAGGCAGCAACCTTCCACTTACACCCTCACCTCGTGTCCACTTCCAG ATCCCTCTTCATAGCTACAGACCGCATGGTTATGTTGATGTCACCATGGACACACCTGCTATCCCTTCATTGGCCGATGTGTTGTGGGTGGCGGAAGATGAGGGGGACAGTTTTGCGAAGATCAG GAATTACGTGCATCCATGTAAGCAAAGTTCTGTGAGTGGGCGAGTTGAGATGGTGCTGGAACCTCCAGGAGAAAAGGTTGGACATCAGGGGCTAGTGCCCTCACAACCCCACAACAGAGGCCCTATAACGGGGCAAAGGTCAGACCCAGAGGCCCTGAGGAAGATCACCGTCCTGGAAGACGAGTTGCTCAAGCTCCGGGCCCAGATAGCCATGATTGTATTGGCAGCACCACCCACAG ctccaccccccacacagaATGTTCCGGGCACACCCGAATCCCTGATGTCTCCTCCGatgctcacctccacccctcgctgcgctctcccacctcctcccccacctcctcccccacctcctcctccccccccgtccAACTCCCCTGCGGTCGCCCCGTCCACTCTGGACCTCATCCGGCAGCGCAGGGAGGCGAGCAAGCCCAGCGCCCAGGTTAAGGGCTCCACCCAGGGGCAACCGCATCCTCAGGACCAAGGGGTTCCGTCAATGCTGGATGTGCTCAAAAACTTGAACCAGGTCAAACTGCGCACCACAGTGGAGAG GTCACCGGGGGGAACACCAATGAGGAAGCGACAGAGCAGAGGTTCGGCTCTGCTGAACGATCCAGCGGCGCTGATTGCCGAGGCGCTGAGGAAAAAGTTTGCCTACCGTCGCCACGACGACTCGAATGACAAGGAAAACCGTTCGGCGGAGCTGTCACCGTTTGGCAGCCCAGAGGTGCTCCCT GTTCCCCTGCTTTCCAGGCGTAGCCAAGGACGACTCCACCGGTGA